The DNA window ATCCAGCAGAAAAGGCACTGTATGCAATTCTCTTCTATCCATCTCGGCCTGAAGGCCCTCCAAGAGCCGGTCTTGAATTTTACCGCGCTGCCTGCTTCAAGGACAACGGAACCGGGGGGGAGTTTTTCCCATAATTTCTTACTCATCCTTCCTGTACCTCCTCGTATCCCCGCTTTGTCGCTTCGAGATTTCCGTCTATGATCTTTTGCGCGAATTTCTTGCCGAAACTTTTCCTAACCGCGTCGACAAGCTCATTCTGCGGGACAATATTAATGGCCTTATTGATTGCTCCAAGCATCGGGGCGTTTGGAAGCGCCCTTCCAATGCAGTCAAGAGCTATCTTTGTCGCGTCAATGGTGAATACCTTTTGAGACGGTTTTACTTTCAATTTCTCCCGGATCTCTTTCGGGGCCTTTGCAGTGTTTATGACAAAAACCGCGTCATCCAGCGCGCCGTCGGCAACGTTGATGCTGTCTAACAAAGTCGCATCAGCGACGCTCACGACCTTGGGATGCAGAACGGGACAGTGCATCCGTATCTCGTGATCGCTTACTCTATTGTAGGCCCTCAGGGGAGCGCCCGCCCTTTCAGGGCCGTACTCCGGGAATGCCTGCACATGTCTTCCGCCGCCCAGACACGCGTCTGCAAGCACTTTTGCGGCAGTAACGGTCCCCTGGCCGCCGCGTCCGTGCCAGCGGATCTCAATCATCTTTTCCATTTTATATTCCTCCGAAATTTTTTCAAAAGATAGAAGGCATAATTTTGAGTGATTAATATAGCCTATATTTAGCTGTATTTGCAAGGGCATATATGACTGAAGAACAGCTCTTGGATTTAAATCGGTTTTAGTGATATACTAACCTTTATTTTTTTATCTCAAGGAGATTTTTTGGTCAAGGGCATCTCATCAGTAAATCCATTTTTAAGCTTTAAAAATAAATTACACATCCTGGCGGCGGTCACCTTTTTATTTTTCATTTTTCTCCTGAATGTCCCGGCCGTCTCCGCTGAGTCCGGCCCCTTTGTCAAGTCAATCGAGCTTAAGGGCAATAAGAAAATCGGCGAGGAAACAATCTTTGCGAAAATGAAGAGCAAAGTGGGAGGGCCTTTCTCAAAAAACGCGGTCCAGGAGGACATAAAAAAATTGTACGGCATCGGAT is part of the Nitrospirota bacterium genome and encodes:
- a CDS encoding 4Fe-4S binding protein; its protein translation is MSKKLWEKLPPGSVVLEAGSAVKFKTGSWRAFRPRWIEENCIQCLFCWIYCPDMSVKVKDGKMTGFDYDYCKGCGICAYECPGKKGKKAIVMEEEGK
- a CDS encoding 2-oxoacid:acceptor oxidoreductase family protein yields the protein MEKMIEIRWHGRGGQGTVTAAKVLADACLGGGRHVQAFPEYGPERAGAPLRAYNRVSDHEIRMHCPVLHPKVVSVADATLLDSINVADGALDDAVFVINTAKAPKEIREKLKVKPSQKVFTIDATKIALDCIGRALPNAPMLGAINKAINIVPQNELVDAVRKSFGKKFAQKIIDGNLEATKRGYEEVQEG